The segment ACATGACTGTGAACTTCTGCAATGGTGGAGAGGGAGGTAGTCAGACATGTATGATCAATTTATTCTTGTAAGATATAATGATAATAGCTAGTATTCAGGTTCCACCTTGTTCTCTTTGGATTCTCTCTAGGGAAAGTATTGTACACAGATAAAGTCTGATAGTGTTAACGTTAAGTGTTTGTGCTTCCTTTGGTGACTCGTGAAGGATTGAACGGATAGTGTTAAAGAGCTCTGCTAGTCAGGCTAAAGTCATTGGCACAATAGTATCTATATCTGGTGCTCTAGCTATAGTGCTATACAAAGGCCCGAAACTTCTCTCTTCTGCTTCTTTTACATCTTCAGAACCTACCGTTTCGCTTTACCTTGATTTGACTTCTTTCGATTCAAGTTGGATTATAGGAGGCGTATTTAGCTCGTTACGCAGTACTTGCTTGTTTCAGTATGGTATATTCTTCAGGTATGACAAAAGactatttttgtgattttatttcGGGGACACATACAGCTCTTGCTACGTTTGGTAGCTCTCTAAGATTCCAGACTCAGATCTGGTCAAGGATACTGATATGATAGCCCCTCCTTGCCCACGAACCACACTATACCCACCAGAATCTCTTCTACTATATGTCATGTGGAATGTTtacgcttcttcttctcttcccctCCATCGCTAGCTGGACCACCTACCTTTAGTTAGGGTTATCAGCTCTTTTTGTGTGTATTGTGCCATAATATGACCATGATCTTGTATGCTGAGGCTGATTCTTGTCTGAACTCGAGAATGAGCCGTGAATATATTCTGAGAGATAGGAAGGATCAACATGGCTGTCAGATACTCATCaacatatatattctattaattcttcaacatgtccaattgatatgaagttatgtccaatttaaaaaaaaattgcattaaaatataactgaaaatataACTACATAAAGTAAACTATAATTGCATCTAAAATATAACGTCTCTACGATTCCATAAATATAACCACTAAAAGTCTACTCCACGTTCCTAATTTAAAGGAATAccaatataacaaaaaaatgtcgACTACTATATTACGGTTGAGAATATAAAACCGGTTGACAAAACAAAACGCACATGTACATATACGTATATAAATAACATTGGTGTATTTAGTTTAGctaaattgttaattaattccTTGATTCAAGTCTAAGTaaagatattatttatttaatagatgtTCGTTCCaattaaaacacaaaataataggTTAGATTtgtatgtattttatgtttaatatttagaaaatatttaattttaatttctatattttgattttcatttgacatataaaatatcaaacatagtttatattatttaaatatttttttaacaaattaagatttatgatatctaacaaaatattaagatttaaaaattcaaaaatatttatttatgtaatgtgaataataaaattaaacttcaaatctaaagtaaaccaaaaaataaaatactattaacagattgtcgataacaaaactcaaaaatctaacttttttatcaaaagttatgcaaaacagatttgaaaaacataattaaaactaaaaagggTAAAATTTATCTATTGATTCAACAAGTAGTTTAACCGGTAATCGGTTTCCgggttttagttatttttacgggttttattgggtttttaaatatcaagacttaaaattcataaaatttatatgtgttATGCGAATaacaaaattcaaattcaaattcaaagaaaaccaaaagcaaaacattattaataaattttcgataacaaaactgaaaaacctaacttctttattaaaaattatacaaaattgaattacaaacataactaaaaacttaaaaaagtaaaagttatctattggttcaaccagtggtttaACCGGTTCtagattttagtgatttttgcgggttttattgagtttttaaatattttttttttacaaaactcaAACCGGATTTATCTTGGATCACCCGGTTTGCCGATTTAACAACGGATATAGGTCAGATTTCAAAACACTGAATATGAAACTTTGATTTTCAGGTCGATTCAGAGTCGAGTTTTTAGGATACAAATATTCTTGgactaattatattaggtaactataaaaaaaatataatatgttgtaaattgtaggaataaagtttaaaaatagtTTCTGAACTGCAATGGCACAAGTATATAATTATCCAACtcgacatatttaatatatttatcaaaaattatattaaattaaattaatattaattctaatataattatacactgaaacaaaaactaaatCTCTCTTACTAatcatttacaataaaaatattatacacaaatatcATTACAATAAAAaccacaaatatgattaaaacacacaaatataaaaattaagttaaaaaaataaaacaaaaaatatacccgccctttgaagggcgggtcaaaatctagtttctctATTAAAGCATCAAcacataaaaatacaatacaatcaAACTTATTGGTAAACAGAGACTAGTGTCTCAAAATTCTATTGAATACATAACTTCCCATGAACTCTTGTTTATGTCTAGACCCCAAATTTTGAAGAGAAGGTCGTTATTACCAAGACGTTTCTTGAAGATGCATGGACGATGATTAAGAATACACATGCTTAATTCACGGCAGTCTCTAGACTCCAAATCCTGAGTAGAAAAACTATGAAACATCTCTGTGTGAAGATCAAAAGCTAGTAGTTTACAGATGCACGGTTGGCCGTAACCCATCTCTTCGCGGTTGAAGCTGAAGCAATAGAGCACTCCATCCAAGTGAATTATATGTTGGTCACAGTAAATTCGACAGTTGGGTGGATCTACGTATCTCCAACTATTAGAGTCAAGAGACAAAACCTTGCACCTAGTAAATTCATTCACCAATTTGTCATTACACTGGAAAAACCATAATAGCTTATACTTTGGAATCACACCATTCTCTCTTCCGATCCCTAGCAACGAATACATCGATTGCCCATAAACTACAAAAGcaaaccaaatttatataaacaaaaaaggtTATATAAAAGGGTTTTTGAGTAATTGAAAGTATAGAGATTGAGTTAATATTTAAGTACCTTCATCGAGGGTAGAGATGGGATCTGGGAGTATGCGGCGGCTATTAGTAGCAGGATTGACAAGGTTAAACTTAAGATCATTGGTTTTGGTATAGATACAAAACAAACCGTCGCAAGGCTCTGAGACTTTGAAATCATAAGTAGGTCGAAAAGGTTTGATGGGTAGATATGGACAAGTCTGTATGCTTCCACTGCAAGGCGTGATCAACAGCTTTTCTAGAACGAGACaatttcgtcttcttcttcctgttGAAAGAATCGTCGCTCCTCCTAGAGATTTCTGATACCTTATGTGTTTCTCTATGAAACACGTTGATTCTATGCTTCTTCTCCATTCTTTCGACACTATTTTGAATCTCACCAGAGACTTCACAGGTACCTTCACCAGAATTTCTTCTACTATATCACGTGGAATGTTTAcgcctcttcttctcttcccctCCATCGCTAGCTAGACCACCTACCTTTAGTTAGGGTTACGTTTCTTTCTATCGCAACTCTACTTATATTTAGGTTAAACTAATTCATATCCACATGGGCTGAGTTTTACACGAATCACCCCACTAATTACCCAAACTAGTTAGTTAGTAACTAGGTGGGCTTGACTCATAactcatttataaaataaatgagctATTATGGTTAAAATAGTAATGAACGttgaatttatcaaatttagttttttatttgcttaacACAAATTTAACATCAAACCTTAAAGCCACATGAACCAACTGATCTTCTTCTCAAATTTAGTTACATGTTGTAATTCACGTGATCGATTGCTtgattcatttataaaataaatgagttAAAATATAACTCAACGATTAGTTGACTATTATTTTTGTTGCTTTTCTACATGCACGTTCATCTCGAGCATCTTTTCTTCCTGTCCAAGCAATCTTTTTCTAAgtagccttcttcttcttcttcttcttcttttgttggtGATTCCACCACCTTCTCCTCATAATCATGCTCACAGACTTAGCGAAGCGTTCGTTTGCTTAGCTCATCATCCCCATAACTTTACTAAGTTAACATTTTTGCACATGCTCTACAGTATTCACGCACGCAATATTATTTATCATCAGTATATAAGAGCAACTCCAACGGAAAAATGCATCATAGTTTCTTAAACATGTTTTTACTCACTAGAAACTCACATGACAcatgtttgttttaaaatagcTGAACTTCCCCAAaacatttaaacataaattcaaaaattcaataacattaacatattgattttatttgtgtGAGAATCCCAAATTGAGAGATTTACCAATGGGGTGTCTCTAATATGTGTTAAAATAATCAACTGGTTATCGAATTTAATGATTTtcttgtaattttatttaaaatatatatatactgcaAACCTCATGTATGATGTATACATATGTTCATGCATATTGGTATATCATCGCAAAACACTGGTTCAAAATGTGGATATCGAATAGTGGACTAGAGAATAGCATAACTCTCAACAATATAGCTTCGTGAATCCGTTGCTTAAAACTTGAAAGCTAAAAGGAAGATGAAATATATGAAAAAGTATATAAGAATTGATGCTTGTTCTCTTGTTCTGTTGAATAAAGAGATGTGAccttttatttatgaaaaacaaGGGGTGGAGCTCCGCGCAAGCCCAGGGTTATTGACAACTAAAGGTTTTATAATACtcaaaaagtataaaaattgtGGATTTGGATGATTTTTTGGTTTAGCTGAAGTGGTTTTATTGATAAATTGAAAAAGATTAGGAGCAAAGCCAAAATTATAAAACAGAAATCGGATCGTGGAACCAAGTAAAGTTACGAGGAAGTACTTGTAGTCACCAGAAACATCATCAACAATAGTGTGATCGATACATTATTTATGCATTCTGAAATAATTTCTTGGTAAAGGTGCTATACAGATAtccatattcttttttttttgagcaaatacTGATTTAGATTAATAATAAAAGAGAGTTCAGCCCAAAGACAGGCCCTAGTGAAAGGAGACAACATGAGAGTGGGCCTTAAGGGTCCATTTTGCTAAATCATCAGCCTTTCTGTTTTGGGAACGAGGAAAGTGATGGAAAGAAACGATAGAGAAAGCAGACGATAAACGATCGATGTCTTGGAGCGGTCCGAAGATCTCCTTGGGGTGCTGCTTTGAGTTTATTGCTCGGATGAGCGTTGAACAATCGGAGTAAAAGGTGACCCTCGGGATCCCCAGGGCTGCTGCCGATTCGACTCCCTTCAAGAGAGCTAGGGCTTCGGCCATAAGGGGGGAGAAGACAAATCTTGTGATCTGGCTTCCTTGTCGAGGGGCTTCTGAGTGAGGATCATGAAGGATCCAGGCGAGCCCGGCTTGTTTCGTCGATGCATCCCACACCGCGTCGGTGGTGAAGAAAGGGGTTGTTGGGTGCCGTTCGTTTTGAGGGAAGCGATCCATCATCGGAGGGATTTGCTGTTGTTGGCGTTGAGGGATTTGCTGTGCCGTTTCCCATTCTCTTGCATTTGCTAGAGCCTTGGTCGCGATGTCCTTGGGGTCTGCTGATCTGCCTTCGAAGATAAGTTTGTTTCTGTCGGTCCAGAGGTTCCAACAGACCCATGAGGTGATCGATCATGTAATCCCTGTGGGAGGAAGGCATTTCGCTTTTCGGCAGGCTGTCAAGCTGGTTTTGAGGTCGTCGTTCTCAGCTATGTGAACTGGGTTGAGTAGTGGGATGAGCTGCCACACCTGCTTGGCAAAAGGGCAGTGGAAGCACAGATGAGTTGCGGTTTCAATCTCTTTGCATCGAGGGCATAAAGCGTCTGTCACAATCCCTCGCCTTTGTAGGCTTTCTCCAATAGGTAAGGCTCCTTGGGTTAATGACCATAGAAACAGCTTCAGCTTTGGGGAGGTTTTAACTGACCAAATATCTTTGATCCAGGTGAACTCTTCGTTCAAGGTGTTTTGGTTGCTTGCTGGCTCGTCCTCAGTTGGTGCTGAACTTGAAGCGACTGCATTATAGCCCGACTTTGCAGAGTAAACACCTGATTGTAGAGGGTGCCAAACAAAGATGTCTTCAGCGCCTTTTGTACTCGGCTTTAGACACTGGATTTGGGCGCTAAAGTCAGGTAGGAACTCCTCGATCCTTTTCTTGTTCCACTGTAGATCATCTGTTAGGAGGTCCGAGACTCTAAGATCAAGAGCGGCCTCATGTACTGGTCCCATTGGCTTTGTATGTGAATCAAGTGTAATCCATGAATCCTTCCATAGTCTAGTGCTCTGACCATTTCCTATTGCTTTCCCCAGGTTCTCTTTTAGGAGATCCCTTCCATGGAGGATGCTGCGCCACCCATGAGAGCACGCTGCAGGTACTTGCGCCTCTAAAAAGTCTCTCTTGTGGCAATACTTGCCTTTTAGCACTCTAGCTAGTAGGCATTGCGGCACTGTTAGGATTCTCCATGCTATTTTTGCCAATAGCGCCTGATTGAACAATTGAATGTCCCTTAATCCTAGTCCTCCTTGTTTTTTCGGTTTTGTTAGTTTGCTCCAAGCCACCCAACacatttttctcttttcttccgAGTCATCCCACCAGAATCTAGTCAAAGTAGACTGTATCCTCTTACAGAGACTGACTGGAAGTTGAAAACAGGACATTGTGTATGTAGGTATGGCCGTAAGGACTGCCTTGAGCATGGTTAACTTGCCAGCCTTGGAGAGAAAGCGAGAAGACCAGTTGGAGGCTCGTTGCCTGATACGGTGGATGATTGAGGTAAATAGATCTTTTTTCCTCTTTCCAAAATGCTCTGGGAGCCCAAGATACTTTCCCTCTCCTCCTCCTTGTTGAGATACCGAGAATTGTTTTTGCTTTATCTCTCGTCTCCTGCGGTGTTTTCTTAGAGAACGTGATGGATGATTTAGCTATATTCACCTTCTGGCCTGACACTTCTTCATAATTTCGCAGAATGTTCATCAGGGCTTCACAAGAGTCGGAGGAGGAGCTGCAAAACATCATGGTGTCGTCGGCAAACAACAGGTGGTTCACTCTCGGGCTGCCTCTCGCTACTCGGATACCTCGCAGAGCACCACTGAGTTCTGCTTTGCGACACAGGCCAGATAAAACCTCCCCGCACAGATATCCATATTCAAAAGTCAAAATCTACATGATATATTAAATCTgaattgaaaaaagaaatgaagagaGACAATGTctatatcattttataaatgtacATGAATGTTAGTTATAGTAACTCACATCACGCTATCGCATCCCCAAGAGTCGaaacattaaaaaattgttCATCCTAGGGTCTTCTCACTGCTTTCACTCATCCTTCTCCACCAAGCAAGTACATCCCAGTCTTACTACAAACCAAAAGTTCAAGCATTTCTGCACCCTATTTACAAAGACAAGACCACAAATCTCCATTCCTTGCCTTTGAGCATCGGCCTGAACCTCCGCAGCCAAAACTTCCTCACTGACCTCAACGGAGCCGCGCTGCTATTGCTAACACTATACGCAGTTACTTGGGAGTAAGGTACCATTAGTTAAAACTTAACATAATCTATAAGATTCTTTAAAGAAAACATAGCAGAGTAGATAAAACTCCGACAATGATGCGTAAGCATGATTCAAATAAATACTAATGTGGCCACATATTGCATCCTCCTAACCTATGCGATGCGTACATTCTTGGTGAACTTGGAAAATGATGTGTCCTGAGAGTTATTGGTGATGAGACCAATTGAAGTTGTTTCAAGAGTTGGTCTTCTCATTCTCAACACCACCAACCCAAACATCCCAGGCATATCATCTCCAGGACCATAGTTGCCTTCCTActaaaacaaacacatattaatattttctagcACTAAAGAGTGGAATTAAATGTAGTTATAAACTTACATCACAACAAAGTAAGGGAGGGGGAAGACTTTCACCCTCTTCCACGATGTGCGAGACAGTGAGCGTTTAATGTTTCGAACTGAAACGTAGTCCATAACTTTGACCTGGTATGTGTAAAATGGGGGAGCTAAGTTATATATTTAGACCAAATTTAACccaaaaaagttatatatttagttaaattaCAATTATGTATATACATGGTTGACTATGGGGGCACGTGCCCCCTACtacttttttaaaacaaatctatgtgtatatatatttaattaaattacaaTTATGTATCTATAAAACCAACGAGAACTATAAGCAAATAAATTCTAGAACACATGTACAATACTATATGACCATCAATCGATTCTAGTCCAatataaaaaaaggaaagataagTTCAGTTTTGTAAATCCCaactaaaaactaaacaaaattaataatcaaaGTCGAGATTTTGACATataaccaatgttttgaaaaccggactgGACACCGACTCGGTGTAGCTACTGGTTGATTGGTTGGACCGGTTCAATCGGTCGAACTGGGTtttctatttatgaaaaaataaatatatataattatatatttatactttataaactttatttctacatataatacattctctattcttttttattaactaaaaaataaacaacaaacataaatctaactatatatatagtaaaaactGAATAGTAACGTGAACTGAAACAGAAAAAAGCAAATGATTTACAGTTACagttatcatatttatttacttttacaactaatatatcaaattttatgaatatagCAAAATAAAGatagtatatgagagtcaaaaaatatatatattttttacattgtttcttaagaaaataaaaaatcaattaaatagtaATGTtgaatactaattataaaaatattaaattttagctagtaataatagaaaatatgtaattatatgttaatttttaagaactGGGTTTTAAAATTAACCCGGATCACCGGTTTCCCGGTTTTCAGCCGGTTTTACCAGTTTTTCTAAAATCCGGGTCTTAAACCAAACCGGATTCGGCTTCTTCAGCGAATCACGGTTGGACCGGTTCAACCGGCCGGTCCGgcccggttttcaaaacatttcaTATAACTAATACAATGATTTgtatgtttatttaatatatatatatatatatatcaattattaattattaataattaatgacTGATCTATGCATGACCTctacatttgattttttttttaattcggtTACAAGTAATAGACATGTATGATCAAATCTAATCCTTGTACGATAGAATGGTGATATTTACAAAGACAAGACCACAAATCTCCATTCCTTGCCTTTGACCATCGGCCTGAACCTCCGCAGCCAAAACTTCCTCACTGACCTCAACGGAGCCGCGCTGCTATTGCTAACACTATACGCAGTTACTTGGGAGTAATGTACCATTAGTTAAAACTTAACATAATCTATAAGATTCTTTAAAGAAAACATAGCAGAGTAGATAAAACTCCGACAATGATGCGTAAGCATTATTCAAATAGATACTAATGTGGCCACATATTGCATCCTCCTAACCTAGGTGATGCGTACCTTCTTGGTGAACTTGAAAAATGATGTGTCCTGAGAGTTATTGGTGATGAGACCAATTGAAGTTGTTTCAAGATTTGGTCTTCTCATTCTCATCACCACCAACACAAACATCCCAGGCATATCATCTCCAGGACCATAGTTGCCTTCCTActaaaacaaacacatattaatattttctagcACTAAAGAGTAGAATTAAATGTAGTTATAAACTTACATCACAACAAAGTAAGGGAGGGGGAAGACTTTCACCCTCTTCCACGATGTGCAAGACAGTGAGCGTTTAATGTTTAGAACTGAAACGTAGTCCATAACTTTGACCTGGTATGTGTAAAATGGGGGAGCTAagttatatctatcttattaaaacagaaacattctgttggacctaatatttattttgtaagtttttaaattaaatacacatttatactttatagttaaacctatattaaatcactaatgttcctttctttatactactatccatgtttccaaacaatatacttatttctttatactactatcaatatttccaaacaatatattttatactactattaatgtttccaaacaatacaataattaatcttagttattttatatctatcattttctctttaaaattttgtagaaacgttataatttcataaattgcaaaataatgaactttaaaatttggattataaaactacaaaatatgaaactatttcaatttaaatccaattagattacatatcggtcatccatcagttcaatcggttagtctcgggttttagtgattttttaaaaataaatattttaaaaacctaaattgaattgtcagatctccggattaactggtataatcacaatcgggttgaatttaaaaacactgatttaaatgcaaaaatattttaaatacacactctttaaaaattaccaaaatatttgttaagttattagtgaaatttttcatcgtaaaatattccgcgcttccaaagcgcggatcaaaatctagtatttagTTAAATTACAATTATGTATATACATGGTTGACTATGGGGGCACGTGCCCCTACTacttttctaaaacaaatctatgtgtatatatatttaattaaattacaaTTATGTATCTATAAAACCAACGAGAACTATAAGCAAATAAATTCTAGAACACATGTACAAAGCATGGTGTACCTCGGACAAAGTCAAATCCACTAGGCAGTAACTTGATTAAGTAATAACTCATCAactgtttataaaaaaatacttgtCTATTAAAACATTCAAGACATACAAATAACCAAACTTATTGGTAAACAGAGACCAGTGTCTCAAAAAAAGACATATGGTATTTACTAGCAGTAAATTTGTAAGGAAAAATATGGGTTTTGGAACCGTAGAATACCCATATGTCACGACGAGAGTTTGAGAGGATAACATGATCGTTGATTGTTGCCACCGGAATGATGAACCTATTGTAGAATTCTGGCGGAAAACAAGAAAATTCTATGGAATACATAACTTCCCATGAACTCTTGTTTATGTCTAGACCCCAAATTTTGAAGAGAAGGTCGTTATTACCAAGACGTTTCTTGAAGATGCATGGACGATGATTAAGAATACACATGCTTAATTCACGGCAGTCTCTAGACTCCAAATCCTGAGTAGAAAAACTATGAAACATCTCTGTGTGAAGATCAAAAGCTAGTAGTTTACAGATGCACGGTTGGCCGTAACCCATCTCTTCGCGGTTGAAGCTGAAGCAATAGAGCACTCCATCCAAGTGAATTATAGGTTGGTCACAGTAAATTCGACAGTTGGGTGGATCTACGTATCTCCAACTATTAGAGTCAAGAGACAAAACCTTGCACCTAGTAAATTCATTCACCAATTTGTCATTACACTGGAAAAACCATAATAGCTTATGCTTTGGAATCACACCATTCTCTCTTCCGATCCCTAGCAACGAATACATCGATTGCCCATAAACTACAAAAGcaaaccaaatttatataa is part of the Raphanus sativus cultivar WK10039 chromosome 5, ASM80110v3, whole genome shotgun sequence genome and harbors:
- the LOC130512819 gene encoding putative F-box/kelch-repeat protein At1g12870, with product MEGKRRRGVNIPRDIVEEILVKVPVKSLVRFKIVSKEWRRSIESTCFIEKHIRYQKSLGGATILSTGRRRRNCLVLEKLLITPCSGSIQTCPYLPIKPFRPTYDFKVSEPCDGLFCIYTKTNDLKFNLVNPATNSRRILPDPISTLDEVYGQSMYSLLGIGRENGVIPKYKLLWFFQCNDKLVNEFTRCKVLSLDSNSWRYVDPPNCRIYCDQHIIHLDGVLYCFSFNREEMGYGQPCICKLLAFDLHTEMFHSFSTQDLESRDCRELSMCILNHRPCIFKKRLGNNDLLFKIWGLDINKSSWEVMYSIEF
- the LOC130512817 gene encoding putative F-box protein At2g02030, with product MEGKRRRGVNIPRDIVEEILVKVPVKSLVRFKVVSKEWRRSIESTCFIEKHIRYQKSLGGATILSTGRRRRNCLVLEKLLITPCSGSIQTCPYLPIKPFRPTYDFKVSEPCDGLFCIYTKTNDLKFNLVNPATNSRRILPDPISTLDAVYGQSMYSLLGIGRENGVIPKHKLLWFFQCNDKLVNEFTRCKVLSLDSNSWRYVDPPNCRIYCDQPIIHLDGVLYCFSFNREEMGYGQPCICKLLAFDLHTEMFHSFSTQDLESRDCRELSMCILNHRPCIFKKRLGNNDLLFKIWGLDINKSSWEVMYSIEFSCFPPEFYNRFIIPVATINDHVILSNSRRDIWVFYGSKTHIFPYKFTASKYHMSFFETLVSVYQ